The DNA window CTTCGCCTGGGCGATCAACATCCCGCTCATCGCGGGCCTGGTGTTCACCCCCGCGATCGTCTCCCGGTTCGGCCAGATGCGGGGTGTGACGGTCACCGGCTACGCGATCGCCGTCGTCGGGCGCCTGGGCGTGGTGCTCGCCGGGTACCTGGGCAGCGTCCCGCTCATGCTGGCCTTCACCGCCCTGGCCTCCGTCGGCATGAGTCCGCTGCAGGGCACGCTCAACGCCCTCATCGCCGAGGCCTCGGAGTACACCTACCTGCGCAGCGGCAGGCGCATCGACGGCATCATGTTCTCCTGCACGTCCCTGGGCGTGAAGGTCGGCGGGGGCGTGGGCACGGCCATGGCCGGCTGGCTGCTGGCGGCCAGCGGTTACGTCGCCAAGGCCGCCGTGCAGCCGGCCTCGACCATCTCCATGCTCTACTTCATGTACCTGTGGATCCCGGCGATCGCCAACGCGATCATCCTCATCCTGCTGTGGCGCCTCGACGTGGAGGGGGCCAACGCGCGCCTGCGCGCCGAACTCGCCTCGGACGGCCCGGGCGGTGAGGCCCCGGCCGGCCGCTCGGACGCCGGGGCCTGACGGGAGGCCCGGGCGGCGGGGCCGGCCGCCCGGGCGCGACCTCACCGCACCAGCCGGCTGCTCGCGCGAAGCCGATCCAACCAGATGATGAGAGCGGGCATCTGCGAACTGCGTTCCCGTGGCCACACCCTCGCCCGATCCGCGCCACCGGTTCGCCGCCGTTCATGGCGAACGGCATCGTCGACCCTGGAAATCAGATCCGCGGGCAGGGGCCGCCCCTTGCGGTACCCGGGCATGTGCCCACGCAATTCTTTTTCCGCCTGCCGGGCGCCCGCGCTGACTGGCGCCTGCGCGTAGTGCAGAATCAACCAGAACTCCAGGCACGGGTCGGTCAGCGCCGCATGATGCAGCTCTTCATCATCGTCCAGCCACTCTTCAAGCAGAGCGCTGTGAATAGAATTCTGATCGGTGTCGCACACGATCCAGACCCCGTCACCGGGATCCTCCCCATCCCTCAATCGGAGACGCACGTGCTCGATCAGGTTTCTGAGCGAGGACTTCGACCCGCGCGACCGCCAGAAGACGAAGGCGAAGGCGTCGTCATATCGATAATTCAAGATCGCCCGGAGATACGCCTCCTCCGAAGCCCCTTCAACACAGAACACCACTCTGGGCTTGAGCGGGATCGATCCGGTCCGACGAGCACGGCCCCCACGACGCCGAGGCGCTCTCGTACTCCTTCGCGTCATATCGTGCCCCTCAAAGGCGCGGCACCCCGCCGAGGCGCCCCGAGGAGTAGAAGCCGAGTAGATCCGCACCGGCGCGCACCTTCTCGCCGGAGAATTCCGACAGGCGTGTCAGACGGGTCTCTCCGGAGACCTTGTCCAGCAACCAGATCTCATCGCGCCGGAGCAGCTGGACCCGCATGAACTGAAGTTCGTGGGTGGTGAAGATCAGTTGACGGCGATCATCACGGCCAACCCCGTCCAAGAAGGAGCGGATGAGCTCCTGCGCGAGCAGAGGGTGCATGGAGCGCTCGAACTCGTCCACCAGGAGCACTCCCCGGGACGGCCCCTCGCAGAGCTGGAGGATGATCGGCAGAAGGTTCATGAATCGGGCAGTCCCATCCGACTCCTCGCTCATCGGCAGCGTGAAGCCTCGCACCGGCTCGCCGTCGGGACGGGGCTCGCCGTCGTGCACGGCCACCAGCTGCCGGGCGCGCAGCCCCTCGGCGTCATCGAGCGAGAGCAGACTGTATTTCGTTCTCTCATCGCCGAACATAAGGGAGCCGCCCTCGACGGCGAGTCTGTCCCGCACGTTTTGAATATCCTTCTCATCATCCAGCACCGACCTCAGAGGAATGTCTTCGAGGTCGATTCGGGATATACCGGTGTCCACGGCGGACAATCCGCGGTTCATCGCACCGACGAAGAGCTCATCCATCCCGATGCGGCCGGGCAGGGAGATGAAACGAGAACCCGGATGGACAATATGAAGCTCGGAGGAGAACCACTGACGCACGGCGCCGATCATCGCGGGCGGCTCCTCGGCGGATCCGAGAAAATCCAGGATCGTCCGATTGGGGGCGAGAAAACGTTTCACCGTCGCCACGGCAGGTTCTTCGTCGAGGTCTCCGTAGAACTCCGCATCCGTCCCGCTCCGCTCGAACAGCACCTCCTCGTCCTTGGAGCGCAGACGGGACAGGAACTCGTACCGAATCTCCCGCCGAGTGGCGCGGACCTCGTAGTAGAAAATCCAGTCCCTGCGGCGTCGGGACTCATCGCCGGGCGCAGCGACAATGATCTCCACGCCGAATAGAGTCGGCTCATCCGCACCTTTGAGCCTGTGCGGCACGGTCGGCAGCGCCTCCCCTCTGGAGCGGCCTCCGGCAACAATGTCCCTCAATGCTGCGAGGGACTCGATCAGGATCGATTTACCCGCGGCATTGGCGCCGTAAAGGGCGGCGACGGGCAGGACGCGAGAGCGCCCGACGCGCGCCAGACGCTCCCCGTGCCTCCGTTCGCTGGTCGCGACCATCGAGAATTCGACGGGTGAGTAGACGGACTTCCAGTTGGCCACGGTGAGGTAGCGCAGCATCCTCGCCTCCTCGGTCTCGCCCCACTGTACACAATTTCCCGCATGCCGCAGACGATCCGCGGCACGCGCGAACGACGCATCGTCCGCCGTGATCGGCGCGCACGGCGGCCGCCGTCGGACCCGTAAGGCCGGGGAGTCGGCCCGGGGCCGGCGACGGCGGCCGCGCGGCTCAGAACTTCAGAGATTCACCTGGCGGGAGATGATGCCGGCCCGGGCGCGGCGGGCGTCGGCGTCCAGCGGGGCGGGGTCGGCCAGGGCGGCCTCCAGGCGCTCGGCCATGGCCCGCATGGGGGCGGTGAGCTCGTCGGCC is part of the Actinomyces sp. oral taxon 414 genome and encodes:
- a CDS encoding AAA family ATPase — protein: MLRYLTVANWKSVYSPVEFSMVATSERRHGERLARVGRSRVLPVAALYGANAAGKSILIESLAALRDIVAGGRSRGEALPTVPHRLKGADEPTLFGVEIIVAAPGDESRRRRDWIFYYEVRATRREIRYEFLSRLRSKDEEVLFERSGTDAEFYGDLDEEPAVATVKRFLAPNRTILDFLGSAEEPPAMIGAVRQWFSSELHIVHPGSRFISLPGRIGMDELFVGAMNRGLSAVDTGISRIDLEDIPLRSVLDDEKDIQNVRDRLAVEGGSLMFGDERTKYSLLSLDDAEGLRARQLVAVHDGEPRPDGEPVRGFTLPMSEESDGTARFMNLLPIILQLCEGPSRGVLLVDEFERSMHPLLAQELIRSFLDGVGRDDRRQLIFTTHELQFMRVQLLRRDEIWLLDKVSGETRLTRLSEFSGEKVRAGADLLGFYSSGRLGGVPRL
- a CDS encoding RloB family protein, coding for MFCVEGASEEAYLRAILNYRYDDAFAFVFWRSRGSKSSLRNLIEHVRLRLRDGEDPGDGVWIVCDTDQNSIHSALLEEWLDDDEELHHAALTDPCLEFWLILHYAQAPVSAGARQAEKELRGHMPGYRKGRPLPADLISRVDDAVRHERRRTGGADRARVWPRERSSQMPALIIWLDRLRASSRLVR